The Micromonospora violae DNA segment CGCCCTCCCAGCGCCATCGATCTCCGTCTGACAGGCTACGAACCCAACCCTATTCGGACCACACCTCAGAGCGCACACCAGCCGACGCAGATCACGACGACGACGGCGACGATGCCGGCTCAGCGGCGGTGGCGTCCGGCGAGGTGGTGACGCTCGACGGCACCGGCTCGGTGGGCACCGGGTTGGACGGTTCGAGTGACGGGATCGTCACGGCTGGTGCGGGTTCCGACGATTCGCCCACGGCGGACGACGGCGCCGGTGCGCTGATCGCTGGCGCGGGCCGCTCGCTCTGGGTCGGTGTCGGGCTCGGCCCGGTGTCGGCCGGCGGACGCACCACGTCGTGCTGCTCGGGCAGCGGCGGCGTGAAGACCGTGCGGTCCAGCCGGTACACCTCGGGGGCCGGGTCGACCGCTCGCACATCCGGTCGGGCCGCGACGCCGCGCAGCGCCACCGGCGTCGCCCGAACCACCGCCGCGTAGACGCAGGCACAGCCGGCGCGGTACGCGGCCGCCTCGGCGGCAGCCACCTCCGCGCCGCTGGCGTACTGCTCCCGCAGCTCCCGCTCGCCCACCCCGTCGCCGTCGACCGCCGCGGCCCTGGCCCGGTAGTCGGCGGCCTCGGTCTCCTTACGGGCCGCCACCTGCTCCATCCCGGCGACCACGTCGTCGGGCACCCGCAGCGCGGGAATCTTGACGATCTCGGTCTGCCGGCCGGGCAGCGGAACCCGCCCGAAGACGGTCGAGACCCCGACGCCGCCGAGCACCGTCGCCAGCCGCTGCGGTGGCAGGTACGCGTCGAGCGTGACCAGCGCGTACGTGCCACCCTCGGCGGCCGGGGCGGACGTGGGCAGCGCGGCCAGGTCGGCCGCGGCCGACCGCAGGTAGCCGGGGACCGAGTCACCCTCGGCGACACCGACGCGGGTCACCTCGCCGACCGTCCGGTCACCGACCGGGGTGTCGTCGACGGCCCAGACGGCGGTGCCCAGCACCGCCGCTGCGGAGAGCACGGCGGCCCAGCTGAGCACACCGGACCGCCCCGACCGGTCGGCAAGCCGGGCCACGACCCGGGTCAGCGGCGGCAACAGCCGCTGGTCCAGCTGCCGCAGCAGGTTGCCGGCGCGCACGGGCGAGATCCCCTCTGTGGATCGGTGTCGGGTGGTCGCCGCTCAGTCACGCAGGATCTGGAGCGCACGGTCCAGGTCGTCAGGGTAGTCGCTGACGAACCGGACCTCGTCCCCCGTTCGGGGGTGCAAAAAGCTCAGTTCGCGGGCGTGCAGCCACTGTCGGGCCAGACCGAGACGGGCCGAGAGGGTGGGATCTGCGCCGTAGGTGAGGTCACCCACGCAGGGGTGCCGCAGGGTGGAGAAGTGCACCCGGATCTGGTGGGTCCGACCGGTCTCCAGCCGGACGTCGACCAGACTCGCCGCCGGGAACGCCTCCAGGGTGTCGTAGTGGGTGATGCTCGGCTTGCCGCCGGAGACCACCGCCCACCGGTAGTCGTGGGTGGGATGCCGGTCGATCGGCGCGTCGACGGTGCCCCGCAGCGGGTCCAGGTGACCCTGCACCACCGCGTGGTAGCCCTTGTCGACCTCGCGGTACTTGAAGGCCCGCTTCAACGCCGTGTAAGCCTGCTCGCTCTTGGCCACCACCATGATGCCGGTGGTACCCACGTCGAGCCGGTGCACCACGCCCTGCCGCTCGGCGGCGCCGCTGGTGGAGATGCGGTGCCCGATCGCGGCGAGCGCGCCGATCACCGTCGGCCCGGTCCACCCGGGGCTGGGGTGCGCGGCCACCCCCACCGGCTTGTCGACCACCACGATGTCGTCGTCGGCGTAGACCACCCGCAGACCGGGCACCGCCTGCGGCACCACGGTCGGCGGCGCGACCGGGGCGGGCAGCGTGACATCCAGCCAGGAGCCGGCCTTGACCTTGTGCGAGTTGGGCCGGGCGGAGCCGTCGACCAGCGCGTCCCCGGCGTCGACCAGAGCCGCGGCGGCGGTGCGGGAGAGCCCGAACAGGCGGGACACGGCCTGGTCCAGACGCATGCCGTCGAGGCCGTCCGGGACCGGAAGGGAACGGTGGTCGCCGCCAGCGGCGAACGCGGAGGTCATGCCCGCTCCCGCTGCTCGGCGCCCGGGGTGGCGTCCGTCGTGGCCGGGTCGCCGTCGCGCCCCGCCCGTCGGCCGTCACGCTGGCGGCCGGTCAACTCCAACAGGACGGCCAGCAGCACGCCGCAGACCAGCGAACTGTCCGCCAGGTTGAACACCGGCCAGACCTGACCGTACGGGTCGAACAGGCTGATCATGTCGACCACGTGCCCGTGGAAGGGGGATGGCGCCCGGAAGATCCGGTCGACAAGGTTGCCCAACGCTCCACCCAGCACCAGGCCGAGGGAGATCGCCCAGGGCAGCGAGCGCAGACGCAGGGCCATCCAGACGATCCAGCCGACCACACCGATGGTGATCAGCGGGAAGACCCAGGTGTGGTCCGAGCCGATGCTCCAGGCCGCGCCACTGTTGCGGGTCAGGCTCAGGTAGACGAACCCACCGAGCAGCCGGACCGGTTCCCGGTCGGTCAGCGCGGCCAGCGCGAGGTGCTTGGTGACCAGGTCGGCCAGCAGGGCCACCAGGGCGACTCCGGCGAGAATCGCGACGGCCCGGGGCCGGCGGGTGCCGCCGCCCGGGTCGGTGCGGCCGGGTTCGGCGGACGGTGCTGCGGTCATGCGCTCCCCATCGACAGTCTCGGCGGTGATCGCTCACCGTCTCATCGCCGCCGGGGAACGGACCTCAGCGCCGCTCCTCCAGCTGCTTGCACGTCACACACTGGGTGGCCGACGGGAAGGCGGCGAGGCGCTCGACCGGGATCGGGTTGCCGCACCGCTCGCACCAGCCGTAACCACCCTCGTCGAGGCGCTCCAGAGCGCGCTCCACCTGCGTGATCCGTTCCAGAATGCTGTTGGCGAGAGAGATCTCCTGCTCCCGCTCGAGCGTCTTGGTGCCCGTATCGGCCTGGTCGTCCCCGGCCGAGTCGGTCAGCCGATCGCGCTGCAGCTCGGTGATCTCACTCAGCGTCTGATCGTACTCGGCACGAAGCTCGTCCCGCCGCGCCGCCAGCGCCGCCCGGATCTTCTCGGTCTCCGCCGCGCTGCGGGTGGCCTTGGCCACCGGCTTGCGCCCGGCGGTCCTGGTGTCGGCTGGCTTCGCCATGGGTCGCTCCCTCGGCCGGGGAACCGCGCGGTCCGCGGCGCCTGGTCAGGGGGCGCCGACCAAGGCGTCCCCTATGTACGAAAAGGGGCGCGCGGCGACGATGGCCGCGCACTCCGGAGGTTGGCAAGAATACGGAACGTACAGGCGTCCGACAACGTGCCGCACCGTCGCACCGTCTAAGAGCCCCTAGCCCTACCTAACCGGGGCAAAGGGAACGCTAGCAGATCAATCGACCGCCTCATCCCCGTACTCACCAAACCATCGGGCCAGCCGACCCCGCCGACTGACCGCGCGCAACCGCCGTTCCGCCGCGTCCCGCACCCCGGCGGTCGCCACGATCAACAGACTGTCGCCGGTCTTCAACCGGGTGTCCGGTGCGGGCACGAAACCCACCCCGTCGCGCAGCACCAGGGTCACCGACGCGCCCACCGGGAGACGCAGCTCGTCGACGTGCACCCCGGCCAGTCGCGATCCGGGCGGCACCTCCACCTGGAGCAGGTCCGCCCGCATCCGCTCCAGCGGCGCGGTCTCCACGTGGATCTCCGCGGCCTCGGCCGGAGCGGTCACCCGCAACCGGCGGGCGAACGACCCCAGCGTCCCGGTCTGCACCAGCGTGAAGATCACCACCAGGACGAAGACCACGTCGAAGAGCCGTTCCGCGCCGGGCACCCGCTCGGAGAGCGGAATGGTGGCGAGCACGATCGGCACCGCCCCGCGCAGCCCGGCCCAGGACAGGAACGCCTGTTCTCGAAGGCCGACACGGAACGGCAACGCCGAGACGGCCACCGACAGCGGTCGGGCCAGCAGCACCAGAGCCAGCCCGGCCACCAGCGCGGGCAGCACGGCCGAGCCCAGCCGGCCCGGCGAGGCCAGCAACCCGAGCAGCACGAACAGCCCGATCTGGGCGAGCCAGGCCAGCCCGTCCGCGAAGCCGAGGATCGCCTGCCGGTGCGAGAGCCGGGCGTTGCCGAGCAACACCCCGGCCACATAGACGGCGAGGAAACCCGAGGCGTGCAGGACCGTCCCGACGGCGTACGCCAGCACGGTGAAGCCCACCGCGGCGATCGGGTAGAGCCCGGCGGAGGGCAGCGCCGCCCGGCGCAATGCCCAACTGCCCGCCACCCCCACGCCCACGCCCACCGCCGCGCCGACGCCCAGCTCGTAGCAGACCAGCGCGGCCTCGTACCACCACGGATGCGAGAAGCCCCGGTGGGACAACAGCACCACCAGTAGCACCACCGGGGCGTCGTTCATCCCCGACTCGGCCTCCAACGTCGCGACCAGCCGGGGCGGCAACCGCAGCCGACGCAGGGTGGCGAAGACGGCCGCCGCGTCGGTCGACGAGAGCACCGCGCCGTAGAGCAGCGCCAACCGCCAGTCCAGCCCGAGCAGCAGGTGCACGGCGACGCCGACCACCACGATGCTGACGATCACCCCGATCGTGGAGAGGGCGGAGGCCAGCCCGAGAACCGGGCGCAGCGTGGTCCACCGGGCGGTGAGGCCGCCCTCCGCGATGATCACGATCAGCGCGCAGAAGCCGAGGGTACGGGTCAGCTCGACGTCGTCGAAACGGATGCCCAACCCGCCCTCGCCGATCGCCACACCCAACGCCAGGTACACCAGGAGGCTGGGCACGCCGAGGCGGGTGGAGAGTCGCACCGCGCCGATCGCGACCAGCAGCACGGCCGCACCGAGCAGCAGCGCGAGGTCCAACCCGGGCGTCACGGTTGCCTTGCCTGAGCTGTCCTCACGTGGTGGATCCGTCGCGCAGGCGGCGCAGCACCTCGGACACCTCCGGGGCGGGCCGCTCGACGAGGAAGAGCTTGTCCCGGCTGGCCGCGCCGGTACGCAGCGACACCGCGGCCGGTCGGACCCCCAACGCGCCGGCCAGTGCCCGGCGGGCCGCCTCGGTGGCCCGACCGTCGACAGCCGGGGCGTGGACCGCGATCACGAGGGCGGGACCGTGCGGACCGTCGAAGCGGCCACCCACCCGCTCCCGGGAAGCGCCGGGCTTCACCCGCACCGCCACGGTGAGCGTGTCCTGCGCGGGCACCGACGTCGCTTCAGATCGGCCGGACGTCGGCGAGCAGAGCGGTCGCCGGCGCGCAGCGCGCGCACGGAGTGAAGCCGAGCTCCACGGCCTCGGCGACCGGCAGCGTCTCAGGCTGCCAGCCCACCAGGTGAGGGCAGCTGTCGAGGTGGTAGCGGGGGCGGCCGTCCACGACCTCGACAGCGTCGGGCAGTCGCGCCACCCGGGCCGCCTCGGCGGCCGTGATCTGCTGTGCGGCCGGCTCATCGTCCACCGGGGACGACCCGTCGAACACGTCGTCGGTCGACGTCGCGCTCGGCGACGCCGGGCTGACGGGCCGGGCCCGCGAGGACGGCTCATCGGCCGCGCGCACGGACGGCGACGCGTGATCGAACGGTGTGGCCCCGTCGACCGGCGACACCTGGTCGACCGGCGGCGCGGGTGGTTGCCGCCACCCGGCGCCGCCGGTACCAAATGTCGTGGGCACGTGCTGGACCGGCACCTCCGGCTCGACCAGCGGCGGCCCGTACGCGACACCCGGCGTGGCCTGGCTGGCCGTGCGGGGTGCCGCCTCGGGGTGCCGCCGGTCGGGCCGGCCGGGATCCGCCATGGCGCGAGCGGCGGCTGCCTGGCGGGCGCCCACCACCAACGCCACGGCGGCCAGCAGACTGGCTGCGATGGAGATGACCAACAAGAAGCTGGAGCCACCGGCCAGGCCGAGCACCAGTAGCACCACCGCGACGAGGATGAGCAGCAAGCTTGCGACTATCACGGCTCACCCCCGCCGCGTCGAACCGTCCAGGCGGGGCCGGCGACCGTCAGCATTGGCGGACAGCGATCGCCGGCCGGTGCTCAGCGTCCGGCTTCGAGAGCGCCGGAGCGCCCGCCGCCGCCGTACGAACCGGCGAGACCCGCCGCGGCAAGCCCGTTGCCGCCCGCGACCCGACCGGCTTCGGAGCGGGTCATCTCGGCCTCCAGGCCCTGGCCACGACCATCGAGGTCGCGCAGCTGGCTCTCCAGGTAGGCCTTGAGCCGGGTGCGGTACTCGCGCTCGAACTGCTTGAGCTCCTCGATGTGCTTCTGCAGCGCCGTACGCTTGGCGTCCAGGCCGCCCATGGCCTCCTGGTGCCGCTGGCGGGCGTCCCGCTCCAGGGCGTCGGCCTTCGCGCGCGCCTCCCGGGTCACCTCCTCGGCCTTGCTCCGCGCCTCGGACAGCAGCTGGTCGGCCTCGCGGCGGGCGTCGGACACGTGGTCGTCGGCGGTGCGCTGGGCCATCATCAGCACCCGCAGGGCCTGCTGCTCACCGTCACCGGTGACGCCGCCGGCCGGGCCGCCGGTCGCGCGGACCTGCTCCAGCTCGGCCTGCATCGCGCGGGCGGCCTGCTCGGCCGCCGACTTGTCGCGCTGCACCCGGTCCAGTTGGGCCTTGACGTCGTTGAGCTCCGCCGCCAGTCGGGCGTCGCCGCCGGGGCCCGCGGGGGCACCGCCACGGCCGCCGCGCTCCACCTGGGCGCGCAGCTCGTTGTTCTCCTCGATGAGACGGGCGAGCTCGCGCTCGACCTCATCCAGGAAGGCGTCGACCTCCTCCTCGTCATACCCCCGCTTGCCGATCGGCGGCTTTTTGAAGGCGACGTTGTGGACGTCGGCCGGGGTCAGCGGCATCGAAACTCCTCGGGTCAGTTGCGGCCGCGAAAGCGCGTCGGTCATCAGGCAGATGCCCTGATCGACGGCCCTAACACGAACTCCATCAGCACGAACAGGATAACCAGGAGCACAAGGGAGGCCAGGTCGATGCTCACGGTACCAATTCGCAGCGGAGGGATCACACGCCTCAACGCGTTGAGAGGGGGATCAGTGACGCTCCACACGGATTCCAATCCTGCCGATGCACCACGCCCCGGTTGCCAGCGACGGCCGTACTGCAGGACGGCGCTCAACACGAACCGGGACAGAAGAAGGAGCAGGAAGACATAAAGGATCAGGTACAGCACTTGCAGTAAGATCGACAACACGGTCAGCGACGTCCCTCGGGTCGGGCGGGAATCAACTCAAGCTGAAAAAGCCGCCCTCAGCGATCTTGGCTTTGTCCTCAGCGGTGACCTGGACGTTAGCCGGTGAGAGCAGGAACACCCGATTGGTCACGCGCTCGATCGTACCGCGAAGGCCGAACGCCAGCCCGGCGGCGAAGTCAACCAGACGGCGGGCATCGGCCTCATCCATCTCGGTGAGATTGATGATCACCGGAACCCCGTCGCGGAAGTGCTCACCGATGGTGCGCGCCTCCCGGTAGGTGGTGGGGTGCAACGTGGTGATCTGGTAACGCTGCTCCTCCTCGGGCAGGGCCCGCTCACGCGCCGTGACCTGCGGCGCGAGGGCCAGGTTGTCCCGAGTGTGGTAGGTCAGCGCACCGGAGGTCTCGCCCGCGGACGACCGGGTGATCGACCGTACGCTGGACCGCTCGATCCGTTCCGGACGCTCACCGTCACCGCGCTCGGACTCGCTCAACCGCCCGCTCGGCCGCTCGGAGAGTCGACCCCGCCCGCTGTCGCGCGGCCGGGGAGCCGGCGGCTCCTCGGTGTCGTCCTCGTCGTCGTCGGCGAACTCCTCGGCGTACCGGCTCTGCCGGTACCGCGAGTCGCGGTAGCCACCCTTGTCGTAGCCACCGTCGTCGTAGGCCCGCTCGTCGTCTTCTTCGACCAGACCGAGCCAGACCCCCGCCTTGCGCAGTGCACCCATCCCCGCGCCCTTCCGTCCGCCGTGCGGCACGCGCCCCCGTGCCATGTCGCCCGTCGCGAGTGGACAACCATGCCCATCGGACCGGAACGGCAATCCCCCGGCACGCGATTCGCGTCGCGCGCCACGACCCCCGGCTAGGAGACGCCCGCCCCTGAAACAACACTGATGTAATTTGCTTGTCTCGCGGTCAGGCTACCGCAGCGTGGGACGCATTCCGAGCAACGCGCTACCGACGCGGACATGTGTCGCGCCGTAATGGATCGCGATGTCGAAATCTCCGCTCATGCCGGCGGACAGCGCGGTGGCTCCCGGATGGACAGCCCGAAACGCGTCGGCAACCTCCGCGAGTCGGGCGAACGCCCGGGCCGGCTCCCAGCCCAGCGGAGCGACCGCCATGAGACCGACCAGGCGCAGCCCTGGCGCGTCGGCCACCGCCTCGGCCACCGGCTCCAGACCGGCGTCCGGATCCGCCGAGTCGGGCAGTGCTCCGCCCCGGGCCGCGTCGCCGTCGATGCTCACCTGGATCAGGGCGTCGAGCGGCGCCTGCCTCTCGGCCGTCGCGGTGGCCAACGCCCGGGCCAGCCGGACACTGTCGACCGAGTGCACCACGTCGGCGTAGCGGACCACCGAGCGGGCCTTGTTGCGCTGCAACTGGCCGATGAAGTGCCAGCGCGGACGCACCCCGGCGGCGGCCACCTCGGCGGCCTTGCCGGCCGCCTCCTGGTCGCGGTTCTCCCCCATGTCGGTGACTCCGAGCTCGGCCAGCGCAATCACGTCGCTGGCCGGGTACGTCTTCGTCACCGCGATCATCGTGACCTCGGCGCGGTCCCGGCCGGCCTGCGCGCAGGCGTCATCGACTCGGGACCGAACCTGCGCCAGACCGGCCGCGAGTTCGGCGCGCCGATCCGGTCGTACCGTGGCTGAGCTGTCGGTCATCGGCGGTGCTCAGGACCCGTTCTTGAGGAAGTCGGGAACGTCCACGTCGTCGAAGAGCACGCGACGCGGCGACTGGGCCGGAGCCGGGTTGGTGGCCGGCGGCGGCACCGGAGTGCTCTGCGGTGCCGGCTGGTTGGTGTTGGTCTTGCGGGTCGGCTCGGCCGCCTTGTACGCGGGCGTGCCGCCGTCGAAGCCGGCCGCGATGACCGTCACCCGCACCTCGTCACCGAGCGCGTCGTCGATGACCGCGCCGAAGATGATGTTCGCGTCCGGGTGGGCCGCGTCGGTGACCAGCTGGGCGGCGTCGTTGATCTCGAACAGGCCCAGGTCGGAACCGCCGGCGATGGAGAGCAGCACGCCCCGCGCGCCGTCCATGCTCTGCTCCAGCAGCGGGCTGGAGATGGCCGCCTCGGCGGCCTCGACCGCGCGGTTCTCGCCGCGGGCGCTGCCGATGCCCATCAACGCGCTGCCGGCGCCGCTCATCACGCTCTTGACGTCGGCGAAGTCCAGGTTGATCAGACCCGGGGTGGTGATCAGGTCGGTGATGCCCTGCACACCCGAGAGCAGCACCTGGTCGGCCGTGCGGAACGCGTCCATCATGCTGATGTTGCGGTCGCCCAGGGCCAGCAGCCGGTCGTTCGGGATCACGATCAGCGTGTCGCACTGGTTGCGGAGTTCGTCTATCCCCGACTCGGCCTGCACCTGACGGCGCTTGCCCTCGAAGGAGAACGGCCGCGTCACCACGCCGATGGTCAGCGCGCCGAGCTTGCGGGCGATGTTGGCGACCACGGGCGCGCCGCCGGTGCCGGTGCCGCCGCCCTCGCCGCAGGTCACGAAGACCATGTCGGCGCCCTTGAGTACCTCCTCGATCTCGTCGCGGTGGTCCTCGGCGGCGTTCTTCCCGACGTCCGGGTTGGCCCCGGCCCCCAGGCCACGGGTCAGCTCCCGACCGACGTCGAGCTTGACGTCGGCGTCGCTCATCAGCAGCGCCTGGGCATCGGTGTTGATCGCGATGAACTCGACGCCCTTGAGCCCAACCTCGATCATCCGGTTGACGGCGTTGACGCCGCCACCCCCGATGCCGACGACCTTGATGACCGCCAGGTAGTTGTGCGGAGGTGTCATCTCCGGTCCTTTCCTTCGAGATTGGCTTCGGCCGACCGGGTACGGCGTGGCCAGCCCAGCGGCCGACGACAGCTGGCACCAGCGAGGGTCAGGGGTGAACCCTAACCCTCTACTAGAGGCTTACAGTTATGTCAACCACTGATCCTCTTCGGGGCAACGTAAGCGCCACCGCCCGATGAGCCAAGGACCCGGGCGGCGTGTCGCCGCGCGGAGCGCGACGGGTCACGTCCGGCACGCTCACCGATTCACCGAAAGGTCACCACATCCGGCGCGCTCACGTCGATCCGGTCGGTGTCCTCGTCCAGCAGCGCGGTGGCCACCCGGGCCTTGTCCGTACCTCGGGTCGCGTCGCCCCAGACCACCGTCCGGTCCTCCCGCAACCGCAGGCTGATCCGGGCCAACCCCTCCACGTTCACGTCCACCAACTCCGCGCGCAGCTGCGGCGTCAACGCGACGAGCACCTCCAGCGCGGCCCGGGTGCCCGGGTCGTCAGCGGCCGGACGGGCCACCGTCACCTGCGGCAGACCCGCCGGGCGTCGCTCCACCGTCCGGAACGCCACCCCGCTGCCGTCGATCAGCGCGAACGCGTCGCCCTGCGGCACCACCGCCACCGCGGTCCGCTCGGTCACCCGTACCACCAGCGCGCCGGGCCAGTCCCGGGAGACCGTGGCCCGCTGCACCGCCGGCAACGCGCCGACCCGACGCGCTGCGGCGGCCAGGTCCACCCGGGCCAGCGGCACCC contains these protein-coding regions:
- a CDS encoding DivIVA domain-containing protein, with translation MPLTPADVHNVAFKKPPIGKRGYDEEEVDAFLDEVERELARLIEENNELRAQVERGGRGGAPAGPGGDARLAAELNDVKAQLDRVQRDKSAAEQAARAMQAELEQVRATGGPAGGVTGDGEQQALRVLMMAQRTADDHVSDARREADQLLSEARSKAEEVTREARAKADALERDARQRHQEAMGGLDAKRTALQKHIEELKQFEREYRTRLKAYLESQLRDLDGRGQGLEAEMTRSEAGRVAGGNGLAAAGLAGSYGGGGRSGALEAGR
- a CDS encoding cell division protein FtsQ/DivIB encodes the protein MSPGPARGRTSAADGGAPRRGPARRWQLVRAGRDAVPPSTRRFMARARQRRMRAALPWAVAAGVLALAGLVAWTVLGTGLFGVREVRVEGADLVTPVQVHDALDIPDGVPLARVDLAAAARRVGALPAVQRATVSRDWPGALVVRVTERTAVAVVPQGDAFALIDGSGVAFRTVERRPAGLPQVTVARPAADDPGTRAALEVLVALTPQLRAELVDVNVEGLARISLRLREDRTVVWGDATRGTDKARVATALLDEDTDRIDVSAPDVVTFR
- a CDS encoding RluA family pseudouridine synthase, whose translation is MTSAFAAGGDHRSLPVPDGLDGMRLDQAVSRLFGLSRTAAAALVDAGDALVDGSARPNSHKVKAGSWLDVTLPAPVAPPTVVPQAVPGLRVVYADDDIVVVDKPVGVAAHPSPGWTGPTVIGALAAIGHRISTSGAAERQGVVHRLDVGTTGIMVVAKSEQAYTALKRAFKYREVDKGYHAVVQGHLDPLRGTVDAPIDRHPTHDYRWAVVSGGKPSITHYDTLEAFPAASLVDVRLETGRTHQIRVHFSTLRHPCVGDLTYGADPTLSARLGLARQWLHARELSFLHPRTGDEVRFVSDYPDDLDRALQILRD
- the lspA gene encoding signal peptidase II: MTAAPSAEPGRTDPGGGTRRPRAVAILAGVALVALLADLVTKHLALAALTDREPVRLLGGFVYLSLTRNSGAAWSIGSDHTWVFPLITIGVVGWIVWMALRLRSLPWAISLGLVLGGALGNLVDRIFRAPSPFHGHVVDMISLFDPYGQVWPVFNLADSSLVCGVLLAVLLELTGRQRDGRRAGRDGDPATTDATPGAEQRERA
- a CDS encoding TraR/DksA family transcriptional regulator, which produces MAKPADTRTAGRKPVAKATRSAAETEKIRAALAARRDELRAEYDQTLSEITELQRDRLTDSAGDDQADTGTKTLEREQEISLANSILERITQVERALERLDEGGYGWCERCGNPIPVERLAAFPSATQCVTCKQLEERR
- a CDS encoding YggS family pyridoxal phosphate-dependent enzyme gives rise to the protein MTDSSATVRPDRRAELAAGLAQVRSRVDDACAQAGRDRAEVTMIAVTKTYPASDVIALAELGVTDMGENRDQEAAGKAAEVAAAGVRPRWHFIGQLQRNKARSVVRYADVVHSVDSVRLARALATATAERQAPLDALIQVSIDGDAARGGALPDSADPDAGLEPVAEAVADAPGLRLVGLMAVAPLGWEPARAFARLAEVADAFRAVHPGATALSAGMSGDFDIAIHYGATHVRVGSALLGMRPTLR
- a CDS encoding potassium/proton antiporter, coding for MTPGLDLALLLGAAVLLVAIGAVRLSTRLGVPSLLVYLALGVAIGEGGLGIRFDDVELTRTLGFCALIVIIAEGGLTARWTTLRPVLGLASALSTIGVIVSIVVVGVAVHLLLGLDWRLALLYGAVLSSTDAAAVFATLRRLRLPPRLVATLEAESGMNDAPVVLLVVLLSHRGFSHPWWYEAALVCYELGVGAAVGVGVGVAGSWALRRAALPSAGLYPIAAVGFTVLAYAVGTVLHASGFLAVYVAGVLLGNARLSHRQAILGFADGLAWLAQIGLFVLLGLLASPGRLGSAVLPALVAGLALVLLARPLSVAVSALPFRVGLREQAFLSWAGLRGAVPIVLATIPLSERVPGAERLFDVVFVLVVIFTLVQTGTLGSFARRLRVTAPAEAAEIHVETAPLERMRADLLQVEVPPGSRLAGVHVDELRLPVGASVTLVLRDGVGFVPAPDTRLKTGDSLLIVATAGVRDAAERRLRAVSRRGRLARWFGEYGDEAVD
- a CDS encoding YggT family protein — protein: MLSILLQVLYLILYVFLLLLLSRFVLSAVLQYGRRWQPGRGASAGLESVWSVTDPPLNALRRVIPPLRIGTVSIDLASLVLLVILFVLMEFVLGPSIRASA
- a CDS encoding DUF167 domain-containing protein; this encodes MPAQDTLTVAVRVKPGASRERVGGRFDGPHGPALVIAVHAPAVDGRATEAARRALAGALGVRPAAVSLRTGAASRDKLFLVERPAPEVSEVLRRLRDGSTT
- a CDS encoding cell division protein SepF, translating into MGALRKAGVWLGLVEEDDERAYDDGGYDKGGYRDSRYRQSRYAEEFADDDEDDTEEPPAPRPRDSGRGRLSERPSGRLSESERGDGERPERIERSSVRSITRSSAGETSGALTYHTRDNLALAPQVTARERALPEEEQRYQITTLHPTTYREARTIGEHFRDGVPVIINLTEMDEADARRLVDFAAGLAFGLRGTIERVTNRVFLLSPANVQVTAEDKAKIAEGGFFSLS
- the ftsZ gene encoding cell division protein FtsZ; this translates as MTPPHNYLAVIKVVGIGGGGVNAVNRMIEVGLKGVEFIAINTDAQALLMSDADVKLDVGRELTRGLGAGANPDVGKNAAEDHRDEIEEVLKGADMVFVTCGEGGGTGTGGAPVVANIARKLGALTIGVVTRPFSFEGKRRQVQAESGIDELRNQCDTLIVIPNDRLLALGDRNISMMDAFRTADQVLLSGVQGITDLITTPGLINLDFADVKSVMSGAGSALMGIGSARGENRAVEAAEAAISSPLLEQSMDGARGVLLSIAGGSDLGLFEINDAAQLVTDAAHPDANIIFGAVIDDALGDEVRVTVIAAGFDGGTPAYKAAEPTRKTNTNQPAPQSTPVPPPATNPAPAQSPRRVLFDDVDVPDFLKNGS